One window from the genome of Oryza glaberrima chromosome 3, OglaRS2, whole genome shotgun sequence encodes:
- the LOC127765627 gene encoding deSI-like protein At4g17486, which translates to MKLRPKRPGWKSLIPLQLSRKSALRFFLFPKVQAAGQSPDDTPVYLNVYDLTPMNGYVYWAGLGIFHSGIEVHGVEYAFGAHDYPSSGVFEVEPRQCPGFRFRKSIFLGTTCLDPIQVRQFMELQSVNYNGDTYHLITKNCNHFCKDMCYKLTGNKIPKWVNRLARIGAICNCLLPESLKISPVGHDPNSRPEDCEKRRLRNPLSCFSSISSQRQLPPSSPFPTSPVKEPLAYSSSRKSSAPSLRNR; encoded by the exons ATGAAGTTAAGGCCAAAAAGACCTGGATGGAAGTCACTTATACCTCTGCAGTTGAGCAGGAAATCTGCACTGCGTTTCTTTTTGTTTCCCAAGGTTCAGGCTGCGGGTCAATCTCCAGATGACACACCAGTTTATCTTAATGTGTATGATTTAACACCCATGAATGGCTATGTATATTGGGCAGGCCTTGGTATATTTCACTCCGGAATTGAAG TTCATGGTGTTGAATATGCATTTGGAGCACATGACTACCCCTCAAGTGGAGTATTTGAAGTAGAGCCTCGTCAATGCCCTGGTTTCAGATTCAGGAAATCGATATTTCTCGGTACAACATGCTTAGATCCCATTCAAGTTAGGCAATTCATGGAGCTACAGTCAGTGAACTACAATGGAGATACTTACCACCTTATCACAAAGAACTGCAACCACTTTTGCAAGGACATGTGTTACAAATTGACTGGCAACAAAATTCCAAAATGGGTAAATCGCCTCGCCAGAATAG GTGCCATTTGCAACTGCCTTCTGCCAGAATCACTCAAGATATCCCCAGTCGGCCATGATCCAAACAGTCGACCTGAAGATTGCGAGAAAAGGCGGCTGAGGAACCCGTTGAGCTGCTTCTCTTCGATCTCGAGCCAGAGGCAGCTGCCCCCGTCTTCCCCGTTCCCGACATCACCTGTGAAAGAGCCTCTTGCGTACAGTTCATCAAGGAAATCCAGCGCTCCATCACTGAGGAATAGGTAG
- the LOC127767704 gene encoding homeobox-leucine zipper protein HOX12 has product MSREEDEKLLFPSFAFPAECFPEAATSGGEQKKARQRRRRKVKPEAAAALAGESGGDEQAKKRRLSDEQARFLEMSFKKERKLETPRKVQLAAELGLDAKQVAVWFQNRRARHKSKLMEEEFAKLRSAHDAVVLQNCHLETELLKLKERLADVEEEKAKLAAVAAATTGGGGGGGGGSSSPTSSSFSTVTYHPALAGQFGVEAAAEEADLTYMSEYAYNSYMLELAAAGYCGGVYDQFS; this is encoded by the exons ATGAGCCGTGAGGAGGATGAGAAGCTGCTGTTCCCTTCGTTCGCCTTCCCGGCGGAGTGCTTCCCGGAAGCCGCCACCTCCG GTGGCGAGCAGAAGAAggctcggcagcggcggaggaggaaggtgaaGCCGGAAGCGGCGGCAGCGTTGGCTGGAGAGAGCGGAGGGGATGAGCAGGCGAAGAAGCGGCGGCTGAGCGACGAGCAGGCGCGGTTTCTGGAGATGAGCTTCAAGAAGGAGCGGAAGCTGGAGACGCCGCGCAAGGTGCAGCTCGCCGCGGAGCTGGGCCTCGACGCCAAGCAGGTCGCCGTCTGGTTCCAGAACCGCCGCGCCCGCCACAAGAGCAAGCTCATGGAGGAGGAGTTCGCCAAGCTCCGCTCCGCCCacgacgccgtcgtcctccAGAACTGCCACCTCGAGACCGAG TTGCTGAAGCTGAAGGAGAGGCTGGCGGAtgtagaggaggagaaggcgaagcTAGCAGCTGTCGccgcggcgacgaccggcggcggtggtggcggcggcggcggcagcagcagcccgACCTCGTCGTCTTTCTCCACGGTGACGTACCACCCGGCGCTGGCGGGGCAGttcggcgtggaggcggcggccgaggaggccgACCTCACCTACATGAGTGAGTACGCGTACAACAGCTACATGCtggagttggcggcggccggctaCTGCGGCGGGGTCTACGACCAATTCAGCTGA